From one Paenibacillus sp. FSL K6-1330 genomic stretch:
- a CDS encoding amino acid adenylation domain-containing protein, with product MKKPQKLDKSNVEDILALSPMQSGMLLQYLRDPETTQYVELIALAVSGELKPSLFEQAWAYVVRSNEALRSLFRWEEVNQPVQIVLREHRPIIRYEDYSDYDENAQAGLIADRIAADKKEKFKLDQVPFRLTLCKQTERKHTLLMSFHHILFDGWSTGILLKEWRSAYLMLAQGQEPKRQYKPHLKQFISLLQQQDKQTQENYWSQYLHDMQNRPIVTRSAKASGMPDMAVYTEQQGSTFTAGLHQWVRSEEVTQAALFYTAWGILLQHYTNSDDVLFGTTVSGRNTIIPGMEHMVGLFINTLPFRITAGPDKMIPELLAEVNASIQASEEHANTSLTDIKTYGGLRAEGSPFDTLVVVENYPLDEVVTSTDGPLIIEPHHIEEETEFDLTLRITVAEELELTFSYNKQAYHEDMVKKLAHHYLYILEQITQAQVQVTTYRETRLKDIGILTHEEREQILLFNLTTSNYPSEKMVHELFEEQVLLSPESTAVTDEHISYTYRELNEQANRIARSLQAKGMESGQIVGLMANRSTELVAGIFGILKAGGVYLPIDSAHPAERIAYMLSDGNVRTVLASPGLEDLIPEHAQVLKLDEALLHLGEASELPQAGSSEHPAYVMYTSGSTGKPKGVIVGHRGIVRLVRNTNHVQFEAHDCVLQAGAIGFDALTFEVFGALLNGASLHIADKHTLLDNAKLDAFLRTRAISGGLLTPALFNQLAQQRPDMFAGMRNLVVGGDVLSPKHIEAVRQACPGLTIWNAYGPTENTVISTCFRIDREFNEHIPIGPPISNSTAYIVDRYDNLLPIGIPGELIVGGDGVALGYLNRPDLTAEKFVSDPFRLSGNIYRTGDMARWLEDGTIEYMGRMDQQVKIRGHRVEIGEIETMLLQHKSVQEAAVTVQQRGAQTELCAYIAACETVSISDLRTYLSAKLPDYMIPSHIVHLEQIPLTPNGKLDRKALPALAEAPREVQEAAMPRTELENLIADAWKAVLELDRIGIHDKYFEVGGNSISLIQLQSRLQRQLKREISIVTLFQYPTVYELAVHLAGETERSAERKSESAAPTRKNEQPSPAQPGRTKHENEGSRDIAVIGLAGRFPGARNISEFWSNLQQGRESISFFSDDELAEYGFDRQLLERPEFVKAKGVLDEMDHFDPAFFGYTPDQAAMMDPQVRLLHECAWHTLEDAGCDPQRHVGSIGLFAGVTNNFHWLSQLSDRLHGSLSDMFEVDSLNDSYTVSTRISHKLNLKGPAISLQTACSTSLVAVHLACQSILNGDCDLALAGGASIVLPHKSGYLYQEGMVKSPDGHCRTFDAKAKGTIGGDGVGFVALKSLEAAITDGDRIYAVIKGSAINNDGSRKVGYTAPSVQGQADVIARAQEAAGVPAESITYVEAHGSGTTLGDPIEIEALTKAFRTDKTGFCRIGSVKTNIGHLDAAAGVAGLIKTALALHHKQLPPSLHYETPNPNIDFANSPFVVNTGLADWRNDDYPLRAGVSSFGIGGTNAHVVMEEAPIQGATGKGRTHQVLVLSAQTPDALDSMTANLGVYLKEHPSENLADIAYTLQTGRRPFRYRRLLSCSTVEEAIAALTPAADRASFDARKVISGTTGEERGSIVFMFSGQGSQYINMGKGLYETEPVFREEMNHCFRLYLDITGSDMKVMLYPDADAETAEASLQLNQTKHIQPAMLMLEFALARLLLSWGVKPDAMIGYSFGEYAAACLAGVMSLEEAMRLIILRGELMHQVPPGGMLSVPLPEQDIKPLLSGSISLAVVNGPSCIVSGPEEEIAAFEQQMKAGKFVCMRLPMSTAAHSSLLHEVAEPFAEAVRQVRLNPPQIPYISTTTGNWITDEEATDPGYWTRHMTDTVRFADGIERLAEQQGRLFVEIGPGQDLTLLARRYIDTERGQQALNLMPPEHSSIPDTSLLVNRIGRVWLYGQSVDWRAFHGEEPRRRISLPLYPFAGQRYWIESAAGTSLPVGSAKNKIQGAGGKVAKLPDMSDWFYVPTWKKEQLLPCSSGMNAKIARNWIVFADENGLSADIMQSIAEYGGQIVFVRAGEHYERVTAHQYIVNPQNEHHYMKLFADLEAGGTSPDLLLHAWGISAPSSCDSGASWLTATQERGYYSLLYTGKALKKQASGHEIHMWVLTDHMHAIAGESVLYPEKATVLGPCRVIPQELPNIHCHSIDINLPEAGSWQRDRLIRRLLDEFGAARFELAAAYRDNERWVLGYEPVKIAEPEAEASGLRQGGVYLITGGLGYIGQVLAGHLARSVQAKLVFTTRSSFPTNDKWEQWLAEHGPENTVSVQIGKLKQLESQGAEVLVLTANSSDLEQMKEAVRQIESVFGSLNGVIHTAGMTGEAAFRMLEETDEELSEQHFQAKLYGLYVLDRVLADKELDFCLLASSLSPMLGGLGFTAYSAANHFMDAYVHDRNRRLSTAWTSVNWDGWQLEKEQTIHGQAGASISELLIAPEEGIELLRRVLSVREAGQIVLSTGSLQDRIDKWVKRTAQEEASLPQGDGGFYTRPALSGEYIAPVTESERKLCGMWEQFFRIDRIGVLDDFFELGGDSLKAITVVTGIHREMKVEISLPAFFNMPTIRQLAAFIDEAEQSTYHDIEKASIREYYELSSAQKRLYLIQQMEKGHTGYNEIVAGILKGKLDKARMEAVLRQLIKRHESLRTSFELVNGLPMQKINETVEFEVEYADFSGEIEPGTSDAGLLDEEGETAAKIREIVAKFVRPFDLTRAPLMRAGLIKLEDERHVLMVDLHHIVSDGLSQDIFVNDFMALYAGRDLPELELQYKDFSEWQNRMKETEEQQRQGEFWLNQLQEAPRLALRTDYPRPEARNFAGSRVHFDLSTEQTQALKSLCLKEDVTLFMTLLAAYNLLLSKVCVQQDIVVGTPIIGRKQQALHLIIGKFVNMLPLRNQLDEEMSFSALLQTVRSTTLDAFANQDYQFEEMVQQLGQDRDLARNPVFDVVFALQNMQNPEMSIPGLKMEPFPFVHDASHFDLSLIAEEDGERLSFKFEYSTRLFLRDTIVRYAGYMQDIISGVLADPDKKLKDITIAHHLSEPEPVYLAGARGDFGL from the coding sequence GTGAAGAAACCTCAGAAGCTGGACAAAAGCAATGTTGAAGATATTTTGGCATTGTCTCCTATGCAGTCCGGGATGCTGCTTCAATACTTGAGAGATCCCGAAACTACGCAGTATGTAGAGTTGATCGCACTTGCCGTCAGCGGGGAGCTGAAGCCCTCGTTGTTTGAACAGGCCTGGGCCTACGTTGTGCGGAGCAACGAGGCGCTGCGGTCTTTGTTCCGCTGGGAAGAGGTGAACCAGCCTGTTCAAATCGTGCTGCGGGAGCACCGTCCCATTATTCGTTATGAGGACTATTCCGATTATGACGAAAATGCTCAGGCTGGGCTGATTGCAGACCGGATTGCCGCCGATAAAAAGGAAAAATTCAAGCTGGATCAGGTGCCCTTCCGCTTGACGCTGTGTAAGCAGACCGAGCGCAAACACACCCTGCTAATGAGCTTTCACCATATCTTGTTCGATGGTTGGAGCACCGGAATCCTGTTGAAGGAATGGCGGAGCGCCTACCTGATGCTGGCGCAGGGGCAGGAGCCGAAGCGGCAGTACAAGCCGCACCTGAAGCAGTTTATCTCATTGCTGCAGCAGCAGGACAAGCAAACACAAGAGAACTACTGGAGCCAGTACTTGCATGACATGCAGAACCGGCCCATCGTTACGAGGAGTGCAAAAGCTTCAGGAATGCCGGACATGGCTGTATACACAGAACAACAGGGCAGCACCTTCACTGCCGGACTGCATCAGTGGGTCCGTTCCGAGGAAGTGACGCAGGCCGCTCTGTTCTATACGGCGTGGGGCATTCTGCTTCAGCACTATACTAATAGTGACGACGTATTGTTCGGTACTACGGTGTCAGGACGCAATACGATTATTCCCGGAATGGAGCACATGGTCGGCTTATTCATTAACACGCTGCCGTTTCGCATAACGGCGGGTCCGGATAAAATGATCCCCGAGCTCCTGGCCGAGGTGAATGCATCGATTCAAGCAAGCGAAGAGCATGCGAACACTTCCTTGACGGATATTAAAACATACGGAGGGCTCCGAGCTGAAGGTAGTCCGTTCGATACCCTAGTCGTAGTGGAGAATTATCCGCTGGATGAAGTGGTTACAAGCACCGACGGACCGCTTATTATTGAACCCCATCACATTGAGGAAGAGACCGAGTTCGATTTGACACTCCGCATTACCGTGGCCGAAGAGCTGGAATTAACCTTCTCATATAATAAACAGGCGTATCACGAGGATATGGTCAAGAAGCTTGCTCATCATTATCTCTATATTCTTGAACAAATCACACAAGCCCAAGTCCAGGTTACTACATACCGGGAGACCAGGCTTAAGGATATCGGGATTCTTACCCATGAAGAGCGGGAGCAAATTCTGTTATTCAACCTGACAACTTCAAATTATCCCAGTGAGAAAATGGTTCATGAGCTGTTCGAGGAACAGGTGCTGTTGTCCCCTGAGAGTACGGCTGTAACAGATGAGCATATATCCTATACCTATCGCGAGCTGAATGAGCAGGCTAACCGGATTGCTCGTTCGCTGCAGGCGAAAGGCATGGAAAGCGGCCAGATTGTGGGCTTGATGGCGAACAGATCCACAGAATTGGTTGCCGGAATCTTCGGCATTCTGAAAGCGGGAGGGGTCTATCTGCCGATTGATTCCGCGCATCCTGCCGAAAGGATCGCCTATATGCTGTCTGATGGCAATGTGCGCACAGTGCTGGCTTCACCGGGCCTTGAGGATCTGATACCGGAACATGCCCAGGTGCTGAAGCTGGACGAGGCGCTGCTTCATCTCGGCGAAGCGTCCGAGTTGCCTCAGGCAGGCAGTTCGGAACATCCGGCTTACGTCATGTATACATCCGGTTCGACCGGTAAGCCCAAAGGTGTCATTGTCGGGCACCGAGGAATTGTGAGGCTGGTTCGGAACACGAACCACGTCCAGTTCGAAGCGCATGACTGCGTCCTTCAGGCAGGAGCAATCGGCTTTGATGCTCTAACATTCGAGGTGTTCGGGGCGCTCTTGAACGGGGCTAGTCTGCATATTGCGGACAAGCATACGCTGCTTGACAATGCCAAACTGGATGCCTTTTTGCGTACGCGCGCAATATCGGGCGGACTGCTGACTCCGGCATTATTCAATCAGTTGGCCCAGCAGCGTCCAGACATGTTCGCCGGGATGCGGAACCTGGTCGTAGGCGGCGATGTACTCTCTCCGAAGCACATTGAGGCTGTTCGGCAAGCATGTCCTGGACTGACGATTTGGAACGCGTACGGTCCTACCGAAAACACGGTTATTTCCACCTGCTTCCGTATCGACCGTGAATTTAACGAGCATATTCCGATCGGGCCGCCTATCAGCAATTCTACGGCTTATATCGTCGACCGCTATGATAACCTGCTGCCGATCGGCATTCCCGGCGAGCTGATCGTCGGAGGTGACGGTGTTGCGCTCGGGTACTTGAATCGGCCGGATCTGACGGCGGAGAAATTTGTATCGGATCCCTTCCGCTTAAGCGGGAATATCTACAGGACAGGCGATATGGCGCGCTGGCTGGAAGACGGAACCATTGAATATATGGGACGAATGGACCAGCAAGTGAAAATCCGCGGCCACCGCGTCGAAATCGGTGAAATCGAGACGATGCTCCTGCAGCACAAATCAGTTCAAGAAGCAGCGGTAACGGTGCAACAACGGGGCGCTCAGACTGAGTTATGCGCCTACATAGCGGCTTGTGAGACGGTGTCTATATCTGACCTGCGGACATATCTTTCCGCAAAATTGCCCGATTACATGATACCGTCTCACATTGTCCATCTGGAACAGATACCGCTTACACCTAACGGAAAGCTGGACCGCAAGGCACTGCCTGCGCTTGCGGAGGCTCCCCGCGAGGTTCAGGAAGCTGCGATGCCGAGGACAGAGCTGGAGAATCTGATTGCAGACGCCTGGAAAGCCGTGCTTGAGCTGGACCGCATCGGTATCCACGATAAGTATTTTGAAGTAGGCGGCAATTCGATTAGCCTCATCCAACTGCAGAGCAGACTGCAAAGACAGCTTAAGCGTGAGATTTCAATCGTCACGCTGTTCCAATACCCCACCGTGTATGAACTGGCTGTGCATTTGGCAGGCGAAACGGAACGATCAGCAGAACGGAAGAGCGAGAGTGCAGCACCCACTAGGAAGAACGAGCAGCCTTCCCCGGCACAACCCGGCCGTACGAAGCACGAGAATGAAGGCAGCCGGGATATTGCAGTTATTGGTTTGGCCGGCAGATTCCCTGGCGCACGAAATATCAGTGAGTTTTGGAGCAATTTGCAGCAGGGCAGAGAGTCGATCTCCTTTTTTTCGGATGACGAACTGGCAGAGTATGGATTTGACCGCCAGCTTTTGGAGCGGCCTGAGTTTGTCAAAGCAAAGGGCGTGCTGGATGAGATGGACCACTTCGATCCGGCCTTCTTTGGTTATACTCCGGATCAGGCGGCGATGATGGATCCTCAAGTTCGCCTGCTGCACGAATGCGCGTGGCATACGCTGGAGGATGCCGGCTGTGACCCGCAGCGACATGTTGGGTCTATCGGGCTGTTTGCCGGGGTTACGAACAATTTCCACTGGCTGTCGCAGCTGTCTGACCGCCTGCACGGGAGTTTATCGGATATGTTTGAGGTTGATTCGCTGAATGATTCGTATACGGTCAGCACTCGTATTTCGCATAAGCTGAATTTGAAAGGTCCTGCGATTAGTTTGCAAACGGCCTGTTCTACCTCACTGGTAGCTGTACATTTGGCTTGCCAGTCTATTCTTAACGGGGACTGCGATCTGGCTCTGGCCGGAGGCGCGTCGATCGTGCTCCCTCATAAATCGGGTTATCTGTATCAGGAAGGAATGGTAAAGTCACCGGACGGTCATTGCCGCACCTTCGATGCCAAAGCAAAGGGAACGATAGGCGGAGATGGTGTCGGATTCGTGGCGCTCAAATCGCTCGAGGCAGCTATCACAGATGGTGACCGGATTTATGCGGTAATCAAAGGCTCGGCTATCAACAATGACGGCAGTCGCAAGGTCGGTTATACGGCGCCAAGCGTACAGGGCCAAGCTGATGTTATCGCCAGAGCTCAAGAAGCCGCAGGAGTTCCAGCCGAAAGTATCACTTACGTTGAGGCGCACGGATCGGGAACTACGCTTGGCGATCCGATCGAGATCGAGGCGTTGACGAAGGCATTCCGGACGGACAAGACCGGCTTCTGCCGCATAGGCTCCGTAAAAACGAACATAGGACATCTGGATGCCGCAGCAGGGGTGGCGGGTTTGATCAAGACGGCGCTGGCGCTTCATCATAAACAGCTTCCGCCCAGCCTGCATTATGAGACCCCGAATCCGAATATTGATTTCGCGAACAGTCCTTTCGTAGTCAATACCGGCCTGGCCGATTGGCGCAACGATGATTATCCGCTGCGCGCGGGAGTCAGTTCCTTCGGAATAGGTGGAACGAATGCCCACGTCGTCATGGAAGAGGCGCCTATACAGGGAGCCACCGGGAAGGGACGGACCCATCAGGTGCTGGTATTGTCCGCACAGACACCGGATGCACTCGATTCGATGACAGCCAATCTAGGCGTCTATCTCAAGGAGCATCCTTCAGAGAATCTGGCCGATATTGCGTATACCTTGCAGACCGGCCGGCGTCCCTTCAGATACCGGCGCCTGCTCTCCTGCAGCACGGTTGAGGAAGCGATAGCAGCACTGACGCCTGCTGCTGACAGGGCAAGCTTCGATGCACGGAAAGTAATCTCCGGCACGACCGGGGAGGAGCGCGGTTCAATCGTGTTCATGTTCTCCGGGCAAGGATCGCAATATATCAACATGGGGAAGGGCTTGTATGAGACCGAGCCCGTGTTCCGAGAAGAGATGAACCACTGCTTCCGTCTGTATCTCGACATTACCGGCTCTGATATGAAGGTAATGCTGTACCCGGATGCAGACGCAGAGACTGCGGAAGCGTCCCTTCAATTAAATCAGACTAAACATATCCAGCCTGCCATGCTTATGCTCGAATTTGCGCTCGCGCGTCTTCTCCTGTCATGGGGAGTGAAGCCGGATGCGATGATAGGTTACAGCTTCGGCGAGTATGCTGCCGCTTGCCTCGCCGGCGTCATGTCACTGGAAGAGGCGATGCGTCTCATCATACTGCGCGGAGAGCTTATGCATCAGGTGCCGCCAGGCGGGATGCTCAGCGTGCCTCTTCCTGAGCAAGATATCAAACCCCTTCTTAGCGGCTCCATATCACTGGCGGTCGTCAACGGGCCTTCCTGCATTGTATCCGGCCCAGAAGAAGAAATCGCCGCATTCGAACAGCAGATGAAGGCGGGCAAATTCGTTTGTATGAGATTGCCGATGTCAACGGCTGCTCATTCTTCGCTTCTTCACGAAGTGGCGGAGCCGTTCGCCGAAGCCGTCCGACAGGTCCGTTTGAATCCGCCCCAAATACCGTATATCTCTACAACGACGGGCAATTGGATAACGGATGAAGAAGCGACAGACCCGGGTTATTGGACTCGGCACATGACGGATACCGTTCGTTTTGCGGATGGGATTGAGCGGCTTGCAGAGCAGCAGGGCAGGCTGTTCGTGGAAATCGGTCCGGGGCAGGATTTGACACTCTTGGCGCGTCGCTACATCGATACAGAGCGCGGACAGCAGGCACTAAACCTTATGCCGCCTGAGCATAGCAGTATACCGGACACCTCCCTGCTCGTTAACCGGATCGGGAGAGTGTGGCTCTACGGCCAGTCCGTCGATTGGAGAGCATTTCATGGAGAAGAACCGCGACGGCGTATCTCTCTACCTCTTTATCCGTTTGCCGGGCAGCGCTATTGGATCGAGTCTGCTGCCGGTACTTCACTGCCGGTGGGCAGCGCTAAGAACAAGATTCAGGGCGCGGGCGGGAAGGTGGCCAAGCTGCCCGACATGTCCGACTGGTTCTATGTACCGACATGGAAAAAAGAACAGCTGCTTCCTTGCTCCTCCGGCATGAACGCAAAAATTGCCAGAAACTGGATTGTATTTGCCGATGAAAACGGCTTGTCCGCCGATATTATGCAGTCTATAGCCGAGTACGGAGGGCAAATTGTTTTCGTTAGAGCGGGCGAGCACTACGAACGGGTCACAGCTCATCAATATATCGTGAATCCGCAAAATGAACATCATTATATGAAACTTTTTGCGGATCTGGAAGCCGGGGGAACCTCGCCTGACCTGCTGCTTCACGCTTGGGGAATTTCCGCTCCATCCTCTTGTGACAGCGGTGCATCTTGGCTGACTGCCACACAGGAACGTGGATACTACAGCTTGTTATACACGGGCAAGGCACTGAAAAAACAAGCTTCAGGTCATGAAATACACATGTGGGTGCTGACGGATCATATGCACGCTATTGCCGGCGAATCTGTCCTGTATCCTGAGAAAGCGACGGTACTTGGACCATGCCGGGTTATTCCGCAAGAATTACCTAACATTCATTGTCACAGTATCGATATTAACCTGCCGGAAGCGGGAAGCTGGCAGAGAGACAGGCTGATCCGCCGCCTGCTGGACGAGTTCGGCGCTGCCCGGTTTGAATTGGCGGCTGCCTATCGCGATAACGAACGCTGGGTTCTCGGTTATGAGCCCGTTAAAATAGCGGAACCTGAAGCGGAAGCATCGGGACTCCGTCAAGGCGGCGTTTATTTGATCACGGGCGGATTAGGATATATCGGCCAGGTTCTCGCAGGTCATTTGGCCCGAAGCGTACAGGCGAAGCTTGTCTTCACCACCCGCTCATCATTCCCGACCAATGACAAATGGGAACAGTGGCTTGCCGAACACGGCCCTGAGAATACCGTCAGTGTCCAGATTGGCAAGCTGAAGCAGCTCGAATCCCAGGGAGCCGAGGTACTTGTGTTAACGGCGAACTCGTCGGACTTAGAGCAAATGAAGGAGGCTGTCCGGCAAATCGAGTCAGTGTTCGGTTCCTTAAACGGAGTTATCCATACAGCGGGTATGACTGGGGAAGCGGCATTTAGGATGCTGGAGGAGACAGACGAGGAATTAAGCGAACAGCATTTCCAAGCAAAGCTGTATGGACTCTATGTTCTGGATCGAGTGTTGGCTGACAAGGAGCTTGATTTCTGCCTGCTGGCCTCGTCGCTGTCTCCGATGCTGGGCGGATTAGGCTTTACCGCCTATTCAGCAGCGAACCATTTTATGGATGCCTATGTACACGATCGCAACCGTCGTCTGAGCACGGCTTGGACCAGTGTCAACTGGGACGGTTGGCAGCTGGAGAAAGAGCAGACGATTCATGGGCAGGCGGGCGCTTCGATATCCGAGCTGCTCATTGCGCCAGAAGAGGGGATCGAGCTGCTGAGGCGCGTGTTGTCGGTCCGGGAAGCAGGCCAGATCGTCCTGTCGACCGGCAGCTTGCAGGATCGGATCGACAAGTGGGTGAAACGGACGGCTCAAGAAGAGGCATCCCTACCACAGGGAGACGGCGGCTTTTATACCCGTCCCGCATTGTCCGGTGAATATATCGCTCCCGTAACTGAATCGGAACGCAAGCTCTGCGGAATGTGGGAGCAATTCTTTCGGATAGACCGGATCGGGGTGCTGGATGATTTCTTCGAATTGGGCGGAGATTCGCTCAAGGCAATTACAGTCGTAACCGGGATTCATAGAGAAATGAAGGTGGAAATCAGCTTGCCCGCCTTTTTCAATATGCCGACGATCCGGCAGCTTGCCGCCTTTATCGATGAGGCGGAACAGAGTACCTACCATGATATCGAAAAGGCCTCAATCCGCGAATATTACGAGTTATCCTCTGCGCAGAAGCGTCTGTATCTGATCCAGCAGATGGAGAAGGGACATACGGGATATAACGAAATTGTCGCCGGCATTTTAAAAGGCAAGCTGGACAAAGCTCGTATGGAAGCGGTACTCCGGCAGCTGATAAAGCGTCATGAAAGCTTGCGTACTTCATTTGAATTGGTTAACGGCTTGCCCATGCAGAAAATCAACGAAACCGTCGAGTTCGAGGTTGAATATGCGGACTTCAGCGGCGAAATTGAGCCGGGGACATCGGACGCTGGACTCCTTGATGAGGAAGGGGAAACGGCTGCGAAAATCCGCGAAATAGTGGCGAAGTTCGTGCGGCCCTTTGACTTAACCCGGGCGCCTTTGATGCGCGCCGGACTGATCAAGCTTGAGGATGAGCGGCATGTGTTGATGGTGGATCTTCATCATATCGTGTCGGACGGTTTATCACAGGACATATTCGTTAACGATTTTATGGCCCTGTATGCTGGCCGTGACTTGCCCGAGCTTGAGCTGCAGTATAAGGACTTTTCAGAATGGCAGAACCGGATGAAAGAAACGGAAGAGCAGCAACGGCAGGGAGAATTCTGGCTAAATCAGCTGCAGGAAGCTCCCCGGCTAGCTCTGCGCACGGATTATCCGCGCCCAGAGGCAAGAAATTTCGCTGGCAGTCGAGTCCATTTTGATCTGAGTACGGAGCAGACCCAAGCTTTGAAGTCGCTCTGCCTGAAGGAAGATGTAACGTTGTTCATGACGCTGCTCGCCGCTTACAACCTGCTTCTCTCCAAAGTTTGTGTACAACAAGACATCGTTGTAGGGACCCCGATTATCGGCCGCAAACAGCAGGCTTTGCATCTTATTATCGGCAAGTTCGTTAACATGCTTCCGCTGCGTAATCAATTGGATGAAGAAATGAGCTTCAGTGCTCTTCTCCAAACTGTGCGGAGCACAACCTTGGATGCATTTGCTAATCAGGACTACCAGTTTGAAGAAATGGTTCAGCAGTTGGGTCAGGACCGTGATTTGGCCCGTAATCCAGTATTTGATGTTGTATTCGCGCTTCAGAATATGCAGAACCCTGAGATGAGCATTCCGGGCCTGAAGATGGAGCCATTCCCGTTCGTTCACGATGCCTCTCATTTCGATTTATCTCTGATTGCGGAGGAGGACGGGGAAAGACTGTCCTTCAAGTTTGAATACAGTACACGCTTATTCCTTAGAGACACGATTGTGCGTTATGCAGGTTATATGCAGGATATTATATCCGGTGTTCTGGCAGATCCGGACAAGAAGCTGAAGGACATCACGATTGCTCATCATTTATCTGAGCCCGAACCTGTCTATCTTGCCGGAGCCCGGGGAGATTTCGGACTATGA